Proteins from a single region of Streptomyces spectabilis:
- a CDS encoding HAD-IA family hydrolase, which translates to MRPAAAAEPRPFDAVLTDLDGVIRFYDMSGLTELERAAGLPEGATAEIAFAPETDLPLMLGRIGKDEWVAAIAEGLAVRRGLDAARGRELGLALAESGFWADQTVVDLLRRARAHVPVSIVTNATPWLDEDLARLGLTSLVDDVVGSAALGLAKPDRRIYELAAERLGAAVTRCLFVDDREENVAAATALGMRGVLYRGPDDLRAALAPLFG; encoded by the coding sequence ATGCGCCCGGCGGCCGCCGCGGAGCCACGCCCCTTCGACGCCGTTCTCACCGACCTCGACGGCGTCATCCGCTTCTACGACATGTCCGGCCTCACGGAGCTGGAGCGCGCGGCCGGACTGCCCGAGGGGGCCACCGCCGAGATCGCCTTCGCGCCCGAGACCGATCTGCCGCTGATGCTCGGCAGGATCGGCAAGGACGAGTGGGTGGCGGCGATCGCCGAAGGGCTCGCCGTGCGCCGGGGGCTCGACGCGGCGCGCGGCCGTGAACTGGGGCTCGCACTGGCCGAGTCGGGGTTCTGGGCCGACCAGACGGTCGTCGATCTGCTGCGCCGCGCCCGTGCCCACGTACCGGTGTCGATCGTCACCAACGCCACGCCCTGGCTGGACGAGGACCTGGCGCGGCTCGGCCTCACCTCCCTGGTGGACGACGTGGTCGGCAGCGCCGCGCTGGGCCTGGCCAAGCCCGACCGGCGGATCTACGAACTGGCCGCCGAGCGCTTGGGAGCCGCCGTCACACGCTGTCTGTTCGTGGACGACCGCGAGGAGAACGTGGCCGCGGCGACCGCGCTCGGGATGCGGGGCGTGCTGTACCGGGGGCCGGACGACCTGCGCGCGGCCCTGGCGCCCCTGTTCGGCTGA
- a CDS encoding sigma-70 family RNA polymerase sigma factor: protein MDGRDLLAERFEEHRPHLKAVAYRMLGSLSEAEDAVQESWLKLSRADSEAVRNLGGWLTTVVGRICLDLLRSRQQRGEQSLDVPATYVPDPQVSALPGRSGTADPEEAALLTDSVGLALLVVLDTLGPAERLAFVLHDMFAVPFEDIAPIVERAPAATRQLASRARRRVRDAAPVPDPDRARQREVVEAFLAAARGGEFDALLELLDPDVVLRADGGEVAGLSRLVRGAQEVVAGARSFATVALSTHLVLVNGRVGQMAVVNGKPFSVGEFTVRDGRIVEINILADHDRLAALLDADTLAAVTGEATD from the coding sequence ATGGACGGAAGAGATCTCCTCGCGGAGCGCTTCGAGGAGCACCGGCCCCACCTGAAGGCGGTCGCGTACCGCATGTTGGGCTCCCTGAGCGAGGCCGAGGACGCCGTCCAGGAGAGCTGGCTCAAGCTCAGCCGCGCCGACAGCGAGGCCGTGCGGAACCTGGGCGGCTGGCTGACGACCGTCGTGGGCCGCATCTGCCTGGACCTGCTGCGCTCCCGCCAGCAGCGCGGCGAGCAGTCGCTCGACGTGCCCGCCACCTATGTGCCCGACCCGCAGGTCAGCGCGCTGCCCGGCCGCAGCGGGACGGCCGACCCCGAAGAGGCGGCGCTGCTCACCGACTCGGTGGGCCTCGCCCTGCTCGTCGTTCTCGACACGCTCGGCCCCGCCGAGCGCCTCGCGTTCGTCCTGCACGACATGTTCGCCGTGCCGTTCGAGGACATCGCGCCGATCGTGGAGCGGGCCCCGGCCGCGACCCGGCAGCTGGCGAGCCGCGCCCGCCGCCGGGTGCGGGACGCGGCGCCGGTGCCGGACCCGGACCGGGCCAGGCAGCGCGAGGTCGTCGAGGCGTTCCTCGCGGCGGCGCGCGGCGGCGAGTTCGACGCGCTGCTCGAACTCCTCGACCCGGACGTGGTGCTGCGGGCCGACGGCGGCGAGGTCGCGGGCCTCTCGCGCCTGGTGCGGGGCGCCCAGGAGGTGGTGGCGGGGGCGCGCTCGTTCGCCACGGTCGCGCTCTCGACGCACCTGGTGCTCGTCAACGGCAGGGTGGGGCAGATGGCGGTGGTGAACGGAAAGCCGTTCTCCGTCGGCGAGTTCACCGTGCGCGACGGCCGGATCGTCGAGATCAACATCCTGGCGGACCACGACCGGCTCGCCGCGCTCCTGGACGCCGACACGCTCGCTGCCGTCACCGGGGAGGCCACGGACTGA
- the sodN gene encoding superoxide dismutase, Ni: MLSRLFAPKVKASAHCDLPCGVYDPAQARIEAESVKAVQEKMAANDDPHFQARATVIKEQRAELAKHHVSVLWSDYFKPPHFEKYPQLHVLVNDTLKALSAAKGSTDPKTGEKALELIAEIDRIFWETKKA, from the coding sequence ATGCTTTCCCGCCTGTTTGCCCCCAAGGTCAAGGCCAGCGCCCACTGCGACCTGCCTTGCGGCGTGTACGACCCGGCCCAGGCCCGCATCGAGGCGGAGTCGGTCAAGGCCGTGCAGGAGAAGATGGCCGCGAACGACGACCCGCACTTCCAGGCCCGCGCCACGGTCATCAAGGAGCAGCGCGCCGAGCTCGCCAAGCACCACGTCTCGGTGCTGTGGAGCGACTACTTCAAGCCGCCGCACTTCGAGAAGTACCCGCAGCTGCACGTACTGGTCAACGACACCCTGAAGGCCCTGTCGGCCGCCAAGGGCTCGACGGACCCGAAGACCGGCGAGAAGGCCCTTGAGCTCATCGCCGAGATCGACCGCATCTTCTGGGAGACCAAGAAGGCCTGA
- the sodX gene encoding nickel-type superoxide dismutase maturation protease: MPEMTADGRETRVPFQLIEVDGPSMVPTLNPGDWMLVQHGARVRPGDVVILRHPLQQDLLVVKRAVERRDGGWWVLGDNPYNTGGDSNVYGVVPEDLVLARVRGRFRPLGRFRQEREALGRRQLSLTALVSWTFSAVRPVLADRSLSKRLRAR, translated from the coding sequence ATGCCGGAAATGACGGCAGACGGGCGGGAGACACGCGTGCCGTTCCAGTTGATCGAGGTCGACGGTCCGTCGATGGTGCCCACGCTGAATCCGGGGGACTGGATGCTGGTGCAGCACGGCGCGCGGGTGCGGCCCGGCGACGTGGTGATCCTGCGGCACCCGCTGCAACAGGACCTGTTGGTGGTCAAGCGCGCGGTCGAGCGGCGGGACGGCGGCTGGTGGGTCCTCGGCGACAATCCATACAACACGGGCGGTGACAGCAACGTCTACGGCGTGGTGCCGGAGGACCTCGTGCTCGCCCGGGTGCGGGGGCGCTTCCGGCCGCTCGGCAGATTCCGCCAGGAGCGTGAGGCGCTGGGGCGGCGTCAGCTGTCCCTGACGGCGCTGGTCTCCTGGACCTTCTCCGCCGTGCGCCCCGTGCTCGCCGACCGCTCGCTCTCCAAGCGCTTGCGCGCGCGGTAG
- a CDS encoding CGNR zinc finger domain-containing protein, giving the protein MELAYYSDYAVRLVNTEEPERNRDTLTSVEAVRELFGANQQAGRRATDSDVTRFRSVRGRLRAVFEAADGGDETLAVDLLNSLLLEFPVSPQISGHDYRDDDGRPLWHMHLADHPSNATAGYAAIAAMGLAFHLTEHGVDRLGLCEAAPCRNAYLDTSTNRSRRYCSDRCATRANVAAYRARKRLESERSASTGRTAEKVQETSAVRDS; this is encoded by the coding sequence ACTATGCCGTACGTCTGGTCAACACCGAGGAGCCGGAGCGCAACAGGGACACGCTGACGTCGGTCGAGGCGGTCCGCGAGCTGTTCGGGGCCAACCAGCAGGCGGGCCGGCGCGCCACGGACTCGGACGTGACGCGCTTCCGCTCGGTCCGGGGGCGGCTCAGGGCGGTCTTCGAGGCGGCGGACGGCGGCGACGAGACCCTCGCCGTGGACCTGCTGAACTCGCTGCTCCTGGAGTTCCCGGTGAGTCCGCAGATCTCCGGCCACGACTACCGCGACGACGACGGCCGTCCGTTGTGGCACATGCACCTGGCCGACCACCCGTCGAACGCCACCGCCGGGTACGCGGCGATCGCGGCCATGGGCCTCGCCTTCCACCTCACCGAGCACGGCGTGGACCGGCTCGGCCTGTGCGAGGCGGCGCCGTGCCGCAACGCCTATCTGGACACCTCGACCAACCGCTCCCGGCGCTACTGCTCCGACCGCTGCGCGACCCGGGCGAACGTGGCGGCCTACCGCGCGCGCAAGCGCTTGGAGAGCGAGCGGTCGGCGAGCACGGGGCGCACGGCGGAGAAGGTCCAGGAGACCAGCGCCGTCAGGGACAGCTGA